In Sander lucioperca isolate FBNREF2018 chromosome 12, SLUC_FBN_1.2, whole genome shotgun sequence, one DNA window encodes the following:
- the zmp:0000000926 gene encoding ataxin-1-like gives MNPSPDRGKECLPPKKRESRQGSSEHHNPLDEFKPPVPLRSRSSAGGGEGGREASDRDRALINPNPHVLHTPPPLPAPAPGLALPLPWHLSYSPSVSLPLFPGQVSERMGSGSPAWRDDSLPSPLSHHSRWLRGDGPLSLPPSPSSSSASSFKTPFPADSREIWSYNNSGRRDNSSSLFSPSYLFSHHSVYPQQPRFVEARHRYLGKRLNGLDGPGSRTASTSRPLLTGEYGNDSSRTRLDISAHSSHTNGGRRQQEDLTSRIHSGGPFLSDSQAQEGPEPHSSLQDRHPYGMVKTSLLSTSPHPLGPVPRAGRGGLLDPQGVTPAEAQIYYSLGSVCHPSPQVQTYPLYSPSGTALYNLHREPGPRQHNQRNSPLGLPNSHDRPQRDRDRDHERDREHLLQRDREQGKDKEKHLQRDKDQERDSERERRRDRERHRGRELSPSHLHTSAPALHSSPPALLPYFTKGSLIELASGRLKRVEELRTEDFLRSADTSPEFHLSTCTVLLISPSSAQGFSHLQVHLTDRNTQELLKVLVEYPFFVQDRGWSSCCPERTTQLYGLPCRQLMEGDVCLALTPTPTQTHRTHTRTGSRAHRTQLSSRAAGEPSSSHREEMPPPPPPPPLPHHPPPTLPAPLRAQAAEPPAQEQPRLRKRRWSAPDTLPSTGTVESLLDLPHGSKLMKWQ, from the exons ATGAATCCCAGCCCCGACCGCGGCAAAGAGTGCCTCCCTCCCAAGAAAAGGGAGTCTCGGCAAGGATCGTCAGAACACCACAATCCTCTGGACGAGTTTAAACCCCCGGTGCCACTCCGGAGTCGGTCCAGCgcagggggaggggagggaggcagggaggcCAGTGACAGGGACCGAGCTCTGATTAACCCAAATCCCCATGTACTACATACTCCTCCACCCCTTCCTGCTCCAGCACCAGGCCTAGCACTGCCCCTACCATGGCACCTAAGctactctccctctgtctctctcccccttttccCAGGGCAGGTCAGCGAGAGGATGGGCTCAGGGTCTCCCGCTTGGAGAGATGATTCTCTCCCCTCGCCTCTGTCCCACCACTCCAGGTGGCTTAGAGGGGATGGGCCCCTCTCCTTGCCACCTtccccatcctcctcctccgcttcctccttcAAGACTCCCTTCCCAGCCGATTCTAGAGAGATATGGTCCTACAATAACAGTGGCCGGCGGGACAAcagctcctctctcttctccccaTCATATTTGTTTAGCCACCACTCTGTCTACCCTCAACAGCCAAGGTTTGTTGAAGCCAGACACAGATATTTGGGTAAGAGGCTCAATGGCCTGGACGGGCCAGGCAGCAGGACTGCCTCAACCTCCAGGCCTCTGCTTACAGGAGAATATGGGAACGATAGCAGCAGAACCCGGCTGGACATCAGTGCACACAGTTCCCATACCAATGGTGGACGGAGACAGCAGGAGGATCTAACATCCCGTATCCATTCTGGAGGGCCATTTTTGTCAGACTCTCAAGCTCAGGAGGGCCCTGAGCCACATTCCTCACTGCAGGACAGACATCCATATGGGATGGTTAAGACCAGCCTACTCTCCACCAGTCCCCATCCCCTCGGACCAGTCCCCAGGGCAGGTAGAGGGGGACTTTTGGACCCCCAAGGGGTCACACCAGCTGAAGCCCAGATCTACTACTCCTTAGGATCAGTGTGCCACCCCAGCCCTCAGGTCCAAACATACCCACTCTACAGCCCCTCAGGAACAGCTCTGTACAACCTGCACAGGGAGCCAGGACCCAGACAGCACAATCAAAGGAACTCACCCCTGGGTCTGCCTAACAGCCATGACAGGCCACAAAGAGACCGGGACAGAGAccacgagagagacagagaacatCTTCTACAAAGGGACAGGGAGCAAGGTAAAGACAAAGAGAAGCACCTACAACGTGACAAAGACCAAGAAAGAGACAGTGAGCGCGAGAGACGACgggacagagaaagacacagagggagagagttATCTCCTTCTCATCTTCACACCTCAGCCCCAGCCCTTCACTCATCTCCCCCTGCGCTCCTACCTTACTTCACCAAGGGTTCTCTGATTGAGTTGGCCAGCGGGCGGTTGAAGAGGGTGGAGGAGCTGCGGACCGAGGACTTCCTGAGGAGTGCAGATACCTCCCCAGAGTTCCACCTCAGCACCTGCACTGTGCTGCTGATTTCCCCCAGCAGTGCACAGGGCTTCAGCCACCTGCAGGTCCACCTCACAGACCGCAACACTCAG GAGTTACTGAAGGTCTTGGTGGAGTATCCGTTCTTTGTGCAGGACCGAGGCTGGTCTTCTTGCTGCCCTGAGAGAACCACACAGCTGTATGGCCTGCCCTGCCGCCAGCTCATGGAGGGGGATGTCTGCTTGGCTCTCACCCCCACTCCCACCCAAACCCACCGGACACACACGCGTACTGGCTCCAGGGCCCATCGCACGCAACTCTCCTCCAGGGCTGCAGGAGAACCCAGTAGCTCGCACAGGGAGGAGATGccacctccccctcctcccccccctctTCCTCACCATCCACCTCCTACTCTGCCGGCCCCTTTACGCGCTCAGGCTGCAGAGCCTCCCGCTCAGGAGCAGCCGCGTCTACGCAAACGGCGTTGGTCTGCCCCAGATACCCTTCCCTCAACCGGAACTGTTGAAAGCCTCCTGGATTTACCTCATGGCTCCAAGCTAATGAAGTGGCAGTAG